The Vanessa atalanta chromosome 4, ilVanAtal1.2, whole genome shotgun sequence genome segment TACAATGATGAACAGAGAGCACTCCGTAGTCATAATAAAAAGAGGTGTGTCGGTTATTATAAACCTATATACCCCGGACTGtagatatgtttttattttaattcactgacaaagaaaatatatccACTGCAAAGCTTGAACTTCagtcattattaaatatgtgattttacttcaaattctttactaaattaaacataaaatatgacttaaaatcgtatagttttattactatatataggtcaatacataatatacgtacaaagattgttattaaaatattacaacaatcatgtttttaatgtaatgattaattttggttgcagattattttattttattatttataaataatcagtaAAAATTGCGGATGTAAGTCTGGGTACagttattaagtaacaaatatttgataacatAACAAGTCCATTTGCTGGAAGTTGAGGTTGATAAGCGTTTGGTCGATATCCATtgaatctattattataaaatggcgCGTCCGCTTACGCAAATAGTTGTGTTCCATGTTATTCTACAATTGTTGCTACAAGTGGACGCGTCACCTCATTCGGTTATAGattttaaaagtttgtttgCAAATCCagtaaaagattttataaaactgtttacaCAAACAGATCCACGTAAATTGAGTGAGATTAAAGGTGGAAGTAATCAGAAGAACGTTACAAAGGATAAGACGAGCAATAAAATGATAGAGGTGCCAAATAACACTGAAGTCACATGTGAGGATGGAACAGTGAAGGACATAAATGGAGTGTGTAGGAGCCCGTGGTGATCGAATGTTAAAGACAAATATTGTTATCAAATTGACGcagttaaattaatacatttcgtTGAGATGGACGTAAAAATTGTTCTCTTCACGGTATTTATTGTGTGTGTGATCGGAAGTGGAGAGACAggtgttgtttttaattttcacgaTAAGCTTCGCTTGGCCACTACTACTCAGAAAAATGTTCAATCTAGTCAAGTCATCAGAATTCCAGACCTCGAATGTCCTGATGGATATCGAAAGGATCAACTGGGAAATTGCAGGCAAAAATTATAAAGGTACCTATTATTATAAGTCTTGGTGATTATAGTATTTTGAGTGTAAATgtgtaaatttacaaaatacatcaatttttatttaacatcttgttgtttcatttcattttctcTTGTGTCATTATATTATCCTTGATGTATTTAACTTTGCCAACAAAGAATACAATAACttatgttcatttaaattaattttattatcaaacttgaatcataatattaaaatcatttttaataaatataagttttatgactTTTAATTGTAGTCCTTTTTGTTTAAACaggtagaaaataaaaaaatatatattaaaggaatTTTCAACGATGAAGCCACTCAGgaagcataattattatatcgatATACGAAGTAGTTAACAAGTTATACTAGATGACCGATGTAATCTGATACTAAATgacatatttgatttaatttatgataatatcaaatatcaaacaCTTGAGTCATTTATTTCTCAATAAGTCTGAGTAAGAATTTTTATATCAGCAATCATAAACATATATTgaacaagattatatttgtaatgtaaaatgtttgttaCTTTATTGTAgtgataaaagtaaaatacaattcaataatataatatagggaAGAGCTTATTCAATATGCAAATGGAACCACAacttcttaatattaattaagctataaatgtatatttgttaataaaaattttatttatttatattaattgtttaatttctcaacgatattttaatttaatctattactttaataaattacttttgtcAGTACGGTTGAGATTGATACATCTCTGCTTGATACATGTTTTTTGTTCACAAAATAATATGCAGttaaatctttaataacatacacacaaatttaaattttagaagtcatttgtttattattgtagtgTACTCGTTAACAgctgtttgttttgttattaggactaaaatacagtaatgttattttaattagtaggtATTGAtgattaacttattattaataaataacagttattttacggaaattacttacatacatttacattttatttatatacttacagcCGATGTAAGAGggttagttattatataagattcGACGAAAGTATTTCTGACATTTCCGTTGGATAAGATaagttagtattttaaataccgCTCAAGCACAAATTAGCTGATTTAATATATCACAAAGccatgcgttttttttaattttatttttaaaaaataatgaatagtaTTCTAATTTTAAGTCGTATAACTGACGCCCATACTGTTATTTACAATCTCAAGGCTGAATTGTTTTTACTGAATTCAAATTTCGCTACCTTtctgatgaaataaatataattgatttgatgACTTAGTATTTACATTTAGGTATGTACATAGTAGACTGATAAGTTAATAATAGATCAATTGTTCAGCAATTACCTCTGTCCATAGATATTGTACatgagaatataaaattatatacgtaaTCGAATTATTACAAGTGTCGATAGTATAATAAATCTAGTTATATTGTAAGTAGTGAAAAATGTTGAAGGTACATTTGTGTACATGGTAACCTTAAacgttttattgatttattataagaagGCGGATTGTtattacatcgtcaatgcgccaccaaccttgagagctgCGATGTTACGGCTGTTTAGTAAGtactgtttagtggtagaatatgtggcGAGTGGGTGGTACAGGGGTAAGTAGctcatagccctaccaccaagtcaaccataaaatattcttttatgcGTATTGCtcaaattataagtaattttcaattcctttaatttattacatattacctTTATTGACAACTCGCTGCCTCTTCTTAGTCGTTTTCCATCTCTCCAACTAATAacgtttcaaataatatttaatagccaTTGAAATTGTAATGGAACCATCTTTGACCTAAATCAAACTCAaggcaaaaataataaaaacctgtTCTTAAGTTGTGTGCAAACTTaggtgtataaataaatatatatgcatacagacagataaattgtaaacatcTACTTTTTTGTAAGTTGtcggaaaaatatttaatagttttctaAAATATTCTTTGCATTTCTGGTTTTTGTTTGTAAAGTAGTAAAAAGTGAAGATTTTTTCTTCAACGTTGGAAGTTCATAAATGGGggaatgagccgagatggcccagaggttagaacgcgtgcatcttaaccgatgatttcgggttcaaacccaggcaggcaccattgaattttcatgtgcttaatttgtgtttataattcatctagtgctcggcggtgaaggatgcatgtgtctaatttcaacgaaattctgccacatgtgtattccaccaatccgcattggagcagcgtgatggaatatgctccaaaccttctcctcaaagggagaggaggccttagcccagcagtggaaaatttacaggctgctaatgtaatgtaaaaaaaaaatgggtgaACGTCACATGTCAGTCATTTCATATGCCTACAAAAccaatacatttatttctatttcaataAGATTGtatcttatgaaaataaaaatgttatatgttcaaaatatatctactatcattatttacataattaattcttaagtcATATGTCGATATTAATCGCCATGTATAtatgtcgatattaaaataatgtttgtggTATGTAAtacttaagattttaaatatgtaattttaataatgtatcttCTTTTAGTTATTTCATGGAgaaaatttataactatttacaaCTGTATTATCTTGCAaagtacatacattacatattgaatggaatataatataatcggaGCATCGTGTGATTATGATTAAACATAGGACCTCGACAACTgtaggaaaataataaaaggtcatattaatataattaatttttaatataatttttacattaatggAAATTTGTAATTTGATTGATAATTGTGTTGTAATTTGTGTGTAAAAAAAGtgcctttaattaaaaaacataaatttaatcttgtaagtGCATAATATGAATactgtattcaaatattattgatttaaacgTCTATGGGGTAAAACTCTTAAATTATCTTCTGATATGTAAAATTGTTGATTTGTATTATAGTATGGTTGCTCACCTTGTCCTTTATGGTTAGTCTCGCTAATTGTTAAGCCCGAATTAGAAAGTATAGGTACtccatttatataaactaaatttgtGTTATCTTTGCCTTGGCCAATTCTAGTGTACGTACGTAGTACCTGATCGTTATTAAAACTTGGATAAAAATTGTTTCTTGAATTTGAGTTGAGTGGATTCCAATTTTGTCGGTAGTTAGTTTGTTGTGTATTTGTTGTTCTTCTATAAGCAGGTCTTCTAGTTGGTGTGACAGATCGATCTAATACTCTCACATTATCTTGTATATAAATTTCGTTACGATTTCCAATTCCGTTACCGATATTGGTTATAGTTGGTCCTCTTCTAGTACTTCGAGTATTATCTGTGTTATGAAAATAACCATCTGAATTACCACTTCGTCTTTCATACACATctacgatgttttttttaccTTGTCCATTTCCAATATTAACGACGCTTACTCCGCCTGTGTAGCCTCTCCTAGTATTTTGGGCATTAAAATTAGTTGTGTCAGAGTTATCGAATCTTTGAGGCCTATCATTGCCAAATCTGTTACCAACATTGTTAGAATTTCTTGTTCTTGTAGTGTtttgtgtaattaatatattcggTTTCGTGTTTTCGGATCCCTGAACAGGATTATCGTTAAATTGGTAACCTAAGTTCGGCTCATATTGAGGTTTAGGATAACTTTCATAGGAATTGACTGGCAGCTGGTTGCGATTTGTACTAGTGTCTCTGTTATTAGGTATTTTACCAATATTGGCATACCCATTATGATGAAAACCATCAGAATAATTTGGAACAGTCACTCCGTTTGAGTAGTTAGAATTGTAAGTTTGTCTTTTCAATCGGATTGGCAGGACGAAAATAGGCTGAAATTGAAACGTGaatctttaacaataaaaacattgaaaataataatctcacTTATacacagtttatttatttttttgtaatagataagCGGTATTGTGAATGTACCACCAGATGATATAGTCACCATCGCCCAGAAATAGGCGCTgtcaataatattaaccattctataCATCGTTAATGCGTTATCAATCTAGGAAACTAAGAAGTTACGTCTTTTGTGCCTCAAATTATATTGGCTTACTTACCCCAAAAACCAAAATACAAGAATGTTATATAGTCTCGTGCGGTAGAATAAAGAATagatgatgagtgggtggtacttggGTAGGCGGGCAAGCACAAATTGTCCCACATTTTGGGCCCTACAATTAGCGAGACactattatcttaataaattcctaaataactagaactaaattatatataagcagtttaaattattttaactatcgCAGAAATCTACTGACATCAACGATATTATACATCACCATTAGTATTTAACTAGAAGAATGTAGTAATTTTGAAAGCTCAACAACTAGAACCTAGGTTATCTAGcgaatacaaaacatttattagaaAGAAGTAACAGGGCAGGAGTGGAAATTATAAACCTTGGTGTAAATATGTACTAAAAATTCAGACAGTAGAATCTACGGTTATGTTATATTtggaaaaacaatatttattgaggAAGTATTGTAAACAGCTATAATCCTGTTTTAAAAGTCCATACAGAAAAAAGAGTTATTCGAAAGTTGAATTTTAgcgtctttattatatttattttctttttttttttaacatgagaTATATATCTGCCATAGACTGTTAttcttatgaaatatataatatataacctggaaataatattaatttgttaataatgttataacagaTTTCAATAGaaaggtaaatttaaagttaaatgttattataatcatgagatttaaaatagttaaaatgattatataaaacatatttgataaataaaaatcatataaaatatttttgaaatcttaTTACGATATGATAAACGCCTCAtttttttgagaaatattttctcataagttttgtaatatttgttaatagatATTTACTTATAGATAAACATTTCcggcattttattaataaattgatgacTCACTGAAGTGTAGTCAGTAAATGTTTTACGTGAGTTGGTTTCGCCGTATCTGTAAATAAAggagttttttattaaaaatgcacGTTTCTAACTTTTTTGTAATTACAgatgaaatttacaaaattttaaaaagtcgtCACGGCTGATTTGTTAAACGGAAATTTAaggttattgaaaaaaattataattgatgacaaaagaaagagaaagaaagTTTGAgtttcgttaaatatatatatatattaaatattatatatatattcacacaCGAGGGAGTAGAGATTGGCGGTAAGCATGATAGCATAAGCAACAGTTATACCGTTTGTCGTCACGGCATGCCATTCAGCCTAAAATACGACGCGCGTCAATAGATGTTTCACATAATAAgtgtttaattatgataaataaatatttgagccATTATTTGTACGAGGGgcgacttaaattaaaaaaaaatattaccacgAATCAACGAGACACTGCCGTCATAACCAgatctaaacaaatatttgtattggtACGAATCAAACTCACAACagccatattaaattaaactttttatatacttgtatgACATCCTAAAAGACATTGTATGAATAGAAATtgcaacattataatttttgtattttcttatattttacaactaatatatattataataaaaaattattaaacggcttattttggtatatttattaattagttattgtACACGATTACGCTCGAGTTTTGTtgggtataaaaataatttctatctTATTGTAATACCTTCtgtcctttttttaaatctttacttGGACGATGTGTATTCTTAAATTTGGTTTTATGTTTACGACATGGTATTGAAATGGTTCCTTGAATTAGAGTGTGTGTGGGTTCGTTTTAAGTGTGTTTAAATTAAGATGGGTCCTATACCAATCTAAATTCACGTGATCCGGTCTTATcgagatattttttctttttgatgattccattatttaacatttattttggaACTTGATTCAATGGTTAAACTATGAGACGAGTATTGAGAAGATAGACGTAGATGCTTTTGCAGTTTCTTTACCATTGTTTAAATCGGATTCATCAATATCTTCAAAACCATGTAGTTCATTCAATCTACCACATACCTAGTTTCCGAATTCGCAAAGTTAATATGAGTACACCCTTCCTgaggcacggtattcgtttttataataagattccacagttatttttacttggcacattaaaaagtttaaagctcatgtcaaaaaaaagacaaaaaattactcaatacaattttttattaaagataaaatagcgTGGACTGgacatattttttcttatatacatatatactctgTAGCTAAAATAGTGAAAAAAGAGTAACTCCTGAGTTCTTGTCCGTTTTTCTTGGGAGAATatactttccgaaccagtggtaactttatatttaattcaacacggtaacatgacgattcaaaagtgcttctataagcctactcgaataaagaatattttgattttgattacccTTTTCCATGATATACATTCGTAATAATTTGGACcaattttggttttttttttaccttttcttGTTTGTATACACAACGACATTCACTATTGAAAATACTATGTTTATAGTCGATTttgcagaaaaaaatattgttataaaaataacatgtacGACaacttaatatacatttatatctaTTGTTCGAATTCGCATTGAACGAATGCGATTTAATTGTAACTttgttttggaaaatatttgtaataacaattatttattgtacttgtcagtatattttgttaaatacatacgtacacaAAATAAGTAGGTCAGTGGTCAGGTGTTTGTCTGAAAAGTATTGTAACTATTTCCATTGACAGttaatacagtttattttgTCTATAATAAGGACCGTGCGTAGTGTTTTACTGTTGAAGATAGTGGAATCAAAACATTCatttgtgatatttataaaatatgtataaatgccTCCAGTTAGCGTATAAGTGAGGTATATTTGCGCGTACAGTATTTTTGCATTATATCGGTcgttatcaaaaaaaatatatattaaagggtCACAAGTTAGATTCGGTTAGatagtttaaagtttaaacatttgttttcttttcttaCTTACTTAACTTCTATTTTTTCAACCTTATTCGGGTATCTTTAAGTATCCcagaaaaagttattattaccaGCTAACATTGAAAGTGACGGAACTACTGTAGGCTGAAGCAAGTCTGACAAAGaccataatacataaaaaaaaaacaattatttaacaaataaaaaacaaaattattcttttaaatataaaaatatatctaaatataatttgaatacacagtaaatacttttaattatgaaGTCTGGACATCTTAATAATTGAGGGCCGCCTACTGATATAAGAGTTGTTGATTCGATTCTTACCCCTAGGGCTATTGTCATTCCTATTCTCGACACAACCTTCACGTTTAATTGGTATAGAAAAGAGGAACAGTTATTCCTTCCAGAATATTTCATTGTCCGTCAAACAATGTACTTAATCTCATTTATTAGTCTGTAGTAACCCTAAGATTagcttaagattaaaaaaacttttagtaaCGAGGcaataaaattaagtcatataaattttattaatatttaatttttatattatcctactaatttaatttcataatgaaACACTTTGTGCGTGAAGtcaactaaaacattttttgctgttttgtaattttaaagactatcgcaaaatatattaaacaaaggtTTATGCCAATATAAGAGTTACATACAAATCAATTGAAACACATACCTTGGAACTCCATAGCTTTGTGTCTTTGCTTGATTTAAGGAAAAATTaaacacacaaataaaaacaaatacaactcTACgcataattataagttttattaaagttgACTCGACTCCTATCGTCTATATTGTTTTAAGCACTAaagatatttactataaaataattgatatattcagTACGATACATACACATGTGTGATGTCACTATAATAACTTGCAGGTCACATGATAAAGGAAAACTTAACCCTAAAGACGATAacctttctttttataatatatttattgtgatatatacaaatatatatattctatatgtatgtatatatatacatatatagatttttttttattttcaatttaaaattagaacccTTTGCATACtttgaaaatagatttatttataaattactagctgAACCAGCGGCTTTAGacgcacgaaatttataaaaatttacacaaaCCATTACTCCGATATTACACGCTCGAGGGGTGATTTAAACAAGAGAGTTTTCCGGGtttcaaactatctccatatcaAATTCTATCTGAATCAGTTCAGCGGTTCAAGCGTGaggaggtaacagacagagtcactttcgcgtttataatattagtatagattatttttttccaagTGATAAGAACCATAAtttggtttaattaatttgcgaaatttatgagtaaattatggctatttctaaaaaaaacctataatttCAACATTATCAGAAATCATGCTGCATTATGAAGGTATTGAAATGAGATGACAAGttatattgaaatgtttatgAACACAAAGTCGCTTCATCTGCTAAGTATTTTCATTgaacatttgatttattttacgaCGATACTTGTATAACAGTTTGTACTAACATTACAGTAACATTCGGAAAGTATTGCTTCTATTCTTCAGGCGTAACTGGCTGGACTTGAAATAAGTTAAGATATGATCTCGTGCTTTGTTTGCtatactgataatttttttcaaacgcCATATCCtgattattactaattttatccATAGCATTAGAGCTATTTATATCAGAGGAAGTCGTATTTTCTTGTTTTTCATTCGAATTTATTTCAGAATTAGAATCCCGGTAAGAAGAAACATTTCTATCACGAGGAGGCGGTTTCCAATTATTTGGAGTTTCCCAAATTGGTGGAGGAACTTCAGGTTGAAACTCTCTTTCTGATAGTGGTGATCGTCGATCTTGTGGAGGTCCTTGTGGAGGTGGATGAGGTGGAGGATTCCTATGTGGAGGAGGTTCATATGGAGGAGGGTCTATATGAGGGAATGGTCTTTCGAAAGGAGGTGGTGGAGGAACATCTTGCCAAAAAGATTCTCTATTAGGAGGAGGTGGTTCATGATACGGAGGGCCACCCTGGCGCGGCGGCCAAGGTCTCGCTTGTCTATCACGCCATGTACTGTCTAATTGAGAAGAACGAGTTTCAATATGATGAGAGACACTGTCGTCGTATGAACGTCTTTCATAAGGTTGTTTCCGTAACGGTGTTGCATGTGGTTCAATTTCTCTATTAGTGTGAGTTGCTTCGTAATAATTTGGCCGTTCATGAGGTGGTGTACGGTAAAAATGCCAGGGTCTTTTATTTTCGAGACCTTCATATCGAGGATATTCATCGTAAAAACTGCCatagttaaaatttctattacgAGTATCTCGTTTATTGCGGGTGCGTAAAATGTGATTTATCATATGTGTGTCTTTTGTAGCAATTATTGGATTCGATTTTGTGTTTTTCATTAAACATCTTATAATTTCATtgcatttgttatttttggGTAAATTAGCcccgtttttaatataaacatagctACGATTCTCTGCTTTTCTACCTGGAACAGACAAATTAGAAGATAAGTTAAAGATAAGTTTATCTGTAGTAAGTAGGGAGTAAGAGTatcttatttgataaattaaattaaaaaaattatcaatgtatatttattgaaataattatcagGGCTTATTCTTGAAGAGTTTATTACAGTTCACTATTGATATAATGGGAAAACCTAATTGACtcgatattatatacttatatgttaTAAGAttgataatgtaatttattttaagattgatTGTTATTAAAGTTCAAGGGAAATTTTCGTACAGAAtatgtcccatttgctgttgtAAAACTTGGACCtgggagtagtagtgcaaaaggCTTCGTTAacagtataacacctcgccttattgcctcgaCTGCTGAAAAGAGGACTGGTTAGTTCTTGCCCCataggatcggaattgcgattcaacggctGCGAAATGATGCTAGCATTATTGTGAACATTCCAGGCGGAATtacataattcttatgtaaataaggcgaggtgttatacttgtaactttttatagaatatacagCATTGTCAATAAATTAGGAGACATTAGTTAAACAATTCTTTCGAAAGTCAAATCCACGGTGACAGGAAGAAAGAATATGATGCTTAACAAAATATTCGCTTATCAACGCTCATAAGTCAGGTCGTTTACGTTACGTAAGTACGTTAACGTTTAAGTAATTTgccaaaaaaacaacaaataaattaaattagataattcAATACTCACCAcatttatatagaattaaaaaaaaacgactcaTTACtcatcgaaaaaaaaacatttttaaataatagacgaattaattagttaaaataatgaaaatttagtttaccttcttttataatattatccgaGATAACACATCTATGTaaaaatgaacataaaattacgaaaattgtaaaatatgacattatcGTAACTTTTGTAATTATTCATTAGTAAATTTAAGAAcacactattttaattattaagcgTTATATCGTCCACCTGTCTTTACATAACTGACTCACTTTATGAACATAAGCTACGGTATGTTAGACCGGTTAAAAGTTGTTTTGTGGTAACTATGTATTGACTTTACACATGATCAGGCAACTCCACTGAGAGTCAATAAATATTTGGCAAAAAAtaggtgaaaaaaaaaactttttgtgtACGCATtgcttagtaattttttttagtgttgttaatatgtatttagtttaaaataaaactgtatcacatataaaataaagtttttaagtctgaggaaaactgcatgtaaCATGGCTTAATTTCGATATTAGTCTAAAATGGTAaggtttgtatttatattagatatatccAAATTATCGCCCGCGGACTCGCTCATGCTTTTGGAGTTGGTCATCATGTGGTAGGCGATGCCTGTCGTTCCTTGGAGGTCGAGCTTGCTTCGTACGAAATTCATCTAATTCAATTCAGTGGTCGGCCGTGAAAGTGGAACcgacagacagagttgcttttgcatttataatattattaaagaaataaatattttttatatcgagaacttaaaattatcataatggaTCTTATTCTTGATAtcgaatattttgacattttccTGATGATATCAATCACAAtttagtgttttaaaaaaatacttgtttgTG includes the following:
- the LOC125077982 gene encoding early nodulin-75-like; translated protein: MINHILRTRNKRDTRNRNFNYGSFYDEYPRYEGLENKRPWHFYRTPPHERPNYYEATHTNREIEPHATPLRKQPYERRSYDDSVSHHIETRSSQLDSTWRDRQARPWPPRQGGPPYHEPPPPNRESFWQDVPPPPPFERPFPHIDPPPYEPPPHRNPPPHPPPQGPPQDRRSPLSEREFQPEVPPPIWETPNNWKPPPRDRNVSSYRDSNSEINSNEKQENTTSSDINSSNAMDKISNNQDMAFEKNYQYSKQSTRSYLNLFQVQPVTPEE
- the LOC125077981 gene encoding probable serine/threonine-protein kinase clkA, with protein sequence MYRMVNIIDSAYFWAMPIFVLPIRLKRQTYNSNYSNGVTVPNYSDGFHHNGYANIGKIPNNRDTSTNRNQLPVNSYESYPKPQYEPNLGYQFNDNPVQGSENTKPNILITQNTTRTRNSNNVGNRFGNDRPQRFDNSDTTNFNAQNTRRGYTGGVSVVNIGNGQGKKNIVDVYERRSGNSDGYFHNTDNTRSTRRGPTITNIGNGIGNRNEIYIQDNVRVLDRSVTPTRRPAYRRTTNTQQTNYRQNWNPLNSNSRNNFYPSFNNDQVLRTYTRIGQGKDNTNLVYINGVPILSNSGLTISETNHKGQGEQPYYNTNQQFYISEDNLRVLPHRRLNQ